Proteins encoded together in one Pseudomonadota bacterium window:
- a CDS encoding AsmA family protein gives MKKALITIGIILALILCVIIILPFVIDINAIVAKQIPTIEKQLNRKVVIGDVKLTILTGVGAEIRNVKISNSPDFKQQDFVSIDSLKATVQVLPLLKKKFLISSVSINTPSILIERDAKGKFNFSDMTPTKPPEKAPPSKPQKKDETENPKAALENIFVSKISITNGNFKFIDAYNTKTAKEIALDKFNLTMKAVSLSEKINIDFETDVYASPKAGHVLLSGNIGPIGQKPVPENIPVDLTLSVDDVNLSHLMQYVKGLNIKSGAVDVKMDLKGRLSDNLQCRLGIDWDKLDLILADKTKKESAPQLLMDGSWKIEANILSKSLAEDLSFKAGVDATKGKIAFGNLFQKEAGIPLSLNINGLYKKDILKVDNLELILNKIILTGLADISNFADPSINGTLKMAPTPLDALAPILPSLKAYKLEGDLALSDVRFKGKIDKLKNLTGVTAGLTLKNGSATSAELGKKFESIQVAVNIADNAVKIQNTSLRIGPSDLSLNATIRNIMKPDITFNLASNYLDIDTLMPASAKEKQKSKKKEPKTGESKAAESKTIAITPEKQKAPDLKALGKISIKKCKYNKSDFENVSAEIQYENAVATLKNISFDSFDGNIKANAKVNLSDMQSPKWDMDLATKNINVNKVLNQFTSMQDTLFGNINSNFSIQGKGADWNIISKSLAGKGSADITNGKLANVNILDAVSESLLKFKGLNMVAQAIAPEKQKSLNETAFKDLAGKFSIEAGKIALDTMKISANDFILSGKGSIGLDKSLDLNTAVLLTKSASERFQKDKTLKYLLNNDQQLEIPCTIKGDVTSPQIAADGNSLNRLLGNAASKVVQEQVQKKLDGKVGKELNNVLKNIFK, from the coding sequence ATGAAAAAAGCCCTTATTACCATAGGAATCATTCTGGCTCTTATTCTCTGTGTCATTATTATTCTGCCGTTTGTGATTGATATTAACGCTATTGTGGCAAAACAAATTCCAACCATCGAAAAACAGTTAAACCGGAAAGTTGTTATTGGTGATGTTAAATTAACGATACTTACCGGTGTGGGAGCAGAAATCAGAAATGTCAAAATCTCCAACAGCCCGGATTTTAAACAGCAAGACTTTGTCAGTATCGACAGTTTAAAAGCCACGGTACAAGTTCTGCCACTACTTAAAAAAAAGTTTCTGATTTCTTCCGTATCAATCAATACTCCTTCAATACTGATTGAAAGAGATGCAAAAGGCAAATTTAATTTTTCCGATATGACCCCAACGAAACCGCCTGAAAAAGCTCCTCCTTCAAAGCCGCAAAAAAAAGACGAAACAGAAAACCCGAAAGCGGCTCTTGAAAATATTTTCGTATCCAAAATTTCTATAACAAATGGAAATTTTAAATTTATTGACGCTTACAATACTAAAACTGCCAAAGAAATTGCTTTGGATAAATTCAACCTTACAATGAAAGCGGTTTCATTATCTGAAAAAATCAACATTGATTTTGAAACAGATGTTTATGCAAGTCCAAAGGCAGGACATGTTTTGCTTTCGGGTAATATTGGCCCCATCGGCCAAAAGCCGGTACCTGAAAATATTCCCGTTGATCTGACTTTATCTGTTGATGATGTCAATCTATCCCATCTTATGCAATATGTTAAAGGGCTTAATATCAAATCCGGCGCTGTTGATGTCAAAATGGATTTAAAAGGACGTTTGAGCGATAATCTTCAATGCCGCCTCGGCATTGACTGGGACAAGCTGGACTTAATACTGGCAGACAAAACCAAAAAAGAATCAGCTCCACAGCTCTTAATGGACGGCTCATGGAAAATCGAGGCCAATATTCTGTCAAAAAGCTTGGCTGAAGATTTAAGCTTTAAAGCCGGCGTGGATGCAACAAAAGGAAAAATTGCGTTTGGGAATCTATTCCAAAAGGAAGCGGGAATACCTCTATCACTCAATATAAACGGTCTTTATAAAAAAGATATTCTAAAAGTTGACAATCTTGAATTAATCTTAAATAAAATAATACTTACCGGCTTAGCCGATATTTCCAATTTTGCCGATCCGTCTATTAATGGAACCTTAAAGATGGCCCCTACCCCGCTGGATGCGCTGGCTCCGATTCTGCCCTCATTAAAAGCTTATAAACTCGAAGGAGACCTGGCGCTTTCCGATGTCCGTTTCAAAGGAAAAATCGATAAACTCAAAAATCTTACCGGTGTAACCGCCGGTTTAACCCTGAAAAACGGAAGCGCCACATCCGCCGAACTCGGGAAAAAGTTTGAAAGCATTCAGGTAGCTGTAAATATAGCTGATAATGCCGTTAAGATACAAAATACATCGCTTCGTATCGGGCCTTCTGATCTAAGCCTTAATGCAACCATACGAAACATTATGAAACCGGACATTACATTCAACCTTGCTTCTAATTATCTCGATATTGACACACTGATGCCCGCATCCGCGAAAGAAAAACAAAAATCTAAAAAAAAGGAACCTAAAACGGGCGAATCAAAAGCGGCCGAATCAAAAACAATAGCAATAACACCCGAAAAGCAAAAAGCCCCGGATTTAAAAGCGCTTGGAAAGATTTCCATTAAAAAATGCAAATACAATAAATCAGATTTTGAAAATGTTTCAGCTGAAATCCAATACGAAAACGCGGTTGCCACATTAAAAAATATAAGTTTTGACAGCTTCGATGGTAACATAAAAGCAAACGCAAAAGTAAATCTCAGCGATATGCAATCTCCGAAATGGGATATGGATCTTGCTACAAAAAACATCAATGTGAATAAAGTCCTGAATCAATTTACCAGTATGCAAGATACTCTTTTTGGAAACATCAACAGCAATTTCAGCATTCAGGGAAAAGGAGCAGACTGGAATATAATTTCAAAAAGTCTTGCAGGAAAAGGTTCTGCCGACATTACCAACGGGAAACTCGCCAATGTAAATATATTGGATGCCGTATCCGAAAGTCTTCTAAAATTTAAAGGATTAAACATGGTGGCACAAGCCATCGCACCGGAAAAACAAAAAAGCTTAAACGAAACTGCATTTAAAGACCTTGCAGGAAAATTTAGTATCGAGGCAGGAAAAATCGCACTTGATACCATGAAAATATCCGCAAATGATTTTATACTATCCGGTAAAGGCTCCATTGGCCTTGATAAATCCCTTGATTTGAATACGGCAGTACTTCTTACTAAATCCGCATCCGAGCGTTTCCAAAAAGACAAGACATTAAAATACCTTTTAAATAATGATCAGCAACTGGAAATTCCCTGCACCATCAAAGGTGATGTAACATCTCCACAAATCGCGGCAGACGGAAACAGCCTTAACCGCCTGCTTGGAAATGCCGCATCAAAGGTTGTACAAGAACAGGTTCAAAAAAAGCTTGACGGGAAAGTGGGAAAAGAACTCAATAATGTTTTAAAAAATATATTCAAATGA
- a CDS encoding amidohydrolase family protein, with product MKIVDFHYHPVSPIFDFLPQPMGLLKKRNPAWAKRFASIPTASDILSFLDEEEIDYAVLLAERIPTVTGIVSNEFVASLCKGEPRLVPFCSINPVLDVHMDVMLEKLVKEGFKGLKLWPSYQHFYPNHQNIYPLYSSAQRLGIPILYHIGTSVFKGVKLKYCDPIYLDEVAVDFPELNIVMAHAGRGFWYDKAFTLASLHKNIYLEISGLPPAKLLEYFPRIGRIGPKIIFGSDYPDITSIKKNVDHIKTLPLDPSVIEGILGLNANKLLKVF from the coding sequence ATGAAAATTGTTGATTTTCACTATCATCCGGTCAGTCCGATCTTTGACTTTTTGCCCCAGCCTATGGGATTGTTGAAAAAAAGGAACCCTGCATGGGCCAAACGATTTGCAAGCATCCCCACCGCCAGCGATATACTATCATTTCTTGATGAGGAAGAAATAGACTATGCGGTATTGCTTGCGGAAAGAATCCCAACTGTGACAGGGATAGTGTCTAACGAATTTGTGGCTTCACTGTGCAAGGGAGAACCCAGACTGGTTCCCTTTTGCAGTATAAATCCAGTTCTTGATGTTCATATGGATGTGATGCTGGAAAAACTTGTTAAAGAAGGCTTTAAAGGATTAAAGCTATGGCCAAGCTATCAGCATTTTTACCCGAATCATCAAAATATATATCCCCTATATTCTTCAGCACAGAGATTGGGAATTCCGATACTATATCATATAGGAACTTCTGTTTTCAAGGGGGTTAAGCTGAAGTATTGCGACCCTATTTATTTGGATGAAGTAGCTGTAGACTTCCCGGAGCTCAATATTGTTATGGCCCATGCGGGAAGGGGCTTTTGGTATGATAAGGCATTTACGCTGGCTTCTTTACATAAAAACATATATCTTGAAATATCCGGATTACCTCCTGCTAAACTCCTTGAATATTTTCCACGGATAGGGAGAATCGGACCTAAAATAATTTTCGGATCGGATTATCCAGATATAACATCCATTAAAAAGAATGTCGACCACATAAAGACCCTGCCCCTTGACCCATCAGTTATTGAAGGGATACTTGGTTTAAATGCCAACAAACTGCTCAAGGTGTTTTAA